The genomic region ATGAATGAGTGTTTCTGTATCACCAAACTCGACCACCTTACCTTCCTTGAGCACCATCACTTCATGAGACATAGCACGAATCACTGCCAAATCATGACTAATCATCAAATAAGCCAAGTTGTACTTCTTTTGCAGCTCCGTTAGCAAGGCAAGCACTTGCTTTTGTATCGACACATCTAAGGCCGAAGTCGGCTCATCCAACACCAAGATCTGTGGCTTCAAAATTAATGCGCGTGCAATTGCAATACGCTGGCGCTGACCACCAGAAAATTCATGGGGGTAACGGGTGAGCGCAGAACGATCAATACCCACTTCGCGCAAGATATCTACGACGCGCAATTCACGCTCAGTAGCGGATAGATTGGGGAAGTGCACATCCAATCCCTCCACAACAATATCCATCACACTCATACGAGGAGAAAGTGAGCCAAAAGGATCCTGAAAAATCACCTGCAAGCTTGAACGCATCGCGCGACGCTCTACAGGCTTCAATCTCTGCCAGTCACTTCCAAGGACATCGACTACGCCAGTAATCTGCGCAGCAGAATCTCCCAGCAAACCTAAAACCGCCATACCTAAAGTCGTTTTACCAGACCCGGACTCCCCAATCACTCCGATGGTCTGACCCTGCTTGAGTTCAAAACTGACCTTACGCAATACTTGATGGCGTGGTGCAGATTTGAACCACGTAGTAGACTCAGTGCCAGGATAAGAAACGGATAAGTTATCGGTCTTTAATAGTACTGGCGCCAAAGGCATCACCGGCGCAATGTCACGCACTGGCTCGCTATTGACTAGGGCTTTGGTATACGCATTTTCCGGATGCTGGAACACTTTTTTGGTGGGGCCCGCCTCCATCAAATTGCCTTGATTGAGCACCGCAACCCGTTGCGCAAAATGCTTCACTAAATTAAGATCATGTGTAATCAATAAGATAGCCATACCGCCATGGTCTTTAGATTCTTCTTGAAGTTCTTTTAATAGATCCAATATCTGTAATCGTAAGCTCACATCCAAGGCAGTAGTCGGCTCATCTGCAATTAAGAGTCGTGGCTTACAAGCCAAAGCCATAGCAATCATGGCACGCTGGCGTTGACCTCCAGATAATTGATGCGGGTATGCATGAAAGCGTTTCTCAGGCTCTGGAATACCAGTCTTCTTTAGTAATTCAATCGCGGCAGACATCGAGTCTGCTTTAGAAATCAGTGGCTGATATACCTGCACAGCCTCAACAATTTGATTGCCAACTGTAAACAAGGGATTGAGAGCAGTCATCGGCTCCTGAAAGATCATGGCAATCTCCCGCCCCCGAATCTCTCGAATATCTTGCATTGGCAAGGACAGTAAATCACGAGGAGCGCCGTCACCTTGCCCCCCTTGTTGTGCGCTACCACTCCACAAAATACGGCCTGATGCTTTCGCGCTCTCCGGTTCGAGTCTGAGCGGCGCCAATGCAGTCAGCGTTTTGCCTGAACCTGATTCGCCCACCAAAGCAACCCGTTCACCCACACCAATGTCTAGATTGAGGTGACTGACTGCAAATTTCTCGCGACGGCCTGCACCAAATGAGATTGAGAAATCTTCGTAGCGGAGCAAAGGGGAACTCATGAGCGCCCCCCACTCATCCTATTTGCCTTACGAGAATCAAAGGCATCGCGTAGGGCCTCACCCATGAACGTCAGTAGCAGTAAGGTGGCCACTAAGACAACAAAGGTCGATAAAGAAATCCACCACGCATCTAAATTACTCTTCCCTTGAGAGAGCAATTCGCCCAAGCTAGGCGTCCCCGGGGGGACACCTAAACCTAAAAAATCTAAACTGGTGAGCGACAAAATAGCAGCACTCATTCTGAAAGGAAGGAAGGTAATCACCGGAGTCAAGCTATTAGGCAAGATATGGCGGCGCATAATTTGCAAATTAGTCAGACCTAATGCTCGCGCAGCCCGCACATATTCCAGTGCGCGGTTACGAAAAAAT from Polynucleobacter antarcticus harbors:
- a CDS encoding ABC transporter ATP-binding protein translates to MSSPLLRYEDFSISFGAGRREKFAVSHLNLDIGVGERVALVGESGSGKTLTALAPLRLEPESAKASGRILWSGSAQQGGQGDGAPRDLLSLPMQDIREIRGREIAMIFQEPMTALNPLFTVGNQIVEAVQVYQPLISKADSMSAAIELLKKTGIPEPEKRFHAYPHQLSGGQRQRAMIAMALACKPRLLIADEPTTALDVSLRLQILDLLKELQEESKDHGGMAILLITHDLNLVKHFAQRVAVLNQGNLMEAGPTKKVFQHPENAYTKALVNSEPVRDIAPVMPLAPVLLKTDNLSVSYPGTESTTWFKSAPRHQVLRKVSFELKQGQTIGVIGESGSGKTTLGMAVLGLLGDSAAQITGVVDVLGSDWQRLKPVERRAMRSSLQVIFQDPFGSLSPRMSVMDIVVEGLDVHFPNLSATERELRVVDILREVGIDRSALTRYPHEFSGGQRQRIAIARALILKPQILVLDEPTSALDVSIQKQVLALLTELQKKYNLAYLMISHDLAVIRAMSHEVMVLKEGKVVEFGDTETLIHHPRQVYTKALFAAAELS